Below is a genomic region from Helianthus annuus cultivar XRQ/B chromosome 2, HanXRQr2.0-SUNRISE, whole genome shotgun sequence.
AAGAAAATCCAACCGAGCCTGAAAAGCAAGCTACGGAAGATCCAGCGGTCACTACGGAAGAATGAGAAGACAAGCAcgcaacgatctaggggggatattgttagagcttatgagatcgttggtacttgtgctggattagtttgatagtagtttgtatgtattttgaatgtttaggggGTTATTTTGTAATTGTCTAGAAGTTGTGAtcctgacttggtgtagttaagattccagcaaatttataaatttgctggcaagtcaggagtctactataaataccccaagcattgtaacctattcaagcttttggctcttggttgaatcaagtgttgtttacattcatATTGTGCTTAGATCTGATTTCCAAGGTTATTCATTGCtatatcttattgtttggattcaatacaacactagttgtattcatcaatccattagcttcatcttcattcttgatctttcttgactcttcatagttcaaacacttaatcaataggtgttttggactaaaacaaccaaccactgtgatctggatacgttttgggatctacaaaAGTCTCAATACACGAAGTGCTTGAGGTAACTATTGGAATCCTGATCAGACTCGATAGGCAAGGAATGACAGGTAAAATAAGGAAATCTTCTCACAAATCTTTTACTCCTATAACCCTAACACTTAAGACAAACCGACCCTCTCTCAACTCACAGATATCGAGATTGGTTGAATACCTAGACCTACTCAATTCACAATTATCACTCCTATAGGTTACTACGTATAACAAACCATTCAACAATCGAGAACACACAGTAAACAATCTAGAATGCAACCATAACATATATCAAGATTGGTTGAAAAAATGTGTAGCCCCCATCACGCCACATACAGGCTGGTGTGTCTGATTCAGAGAGGCCACGACGCCACAAATTCATACACACTTCATCTGGTATAACAATTACACTTCTCACTACACATTATGTCCAAATGCATTATTTGGTTTAACAATTTTAGACATGCTATTGGTCTTGAAATGAACTTGTAATGTTTAATTTTGTGTAAATGTATTTTGTGTTTATTTATGGTTGGTTATGCTTCACTTTTAATATCTAAACTTTGCGTGCTAATTATCACCATCACCATCGCCGTTACCAGTTACCACCATCATCTCTTCCACTCCACACAACCACCACCTTCACCGTCACACATCTACCATCCTCACCGGAACCTCAACACACACACAATCCTCCATAACAAACTCGCACAAATGGCGAACTTGTACGTCCAAGCTGTACCGCCCACAGATCTCAACAGAAACACCGAGTGGTTCATGTATCCCGGCGTCTGGACCACCTACATACTCATCCTCTTCTTCGCTTGGCTCGTTGTTCTCTCCGTCACCGGCTGTTCTCCCGGCATGGCTTGGACCACCGTCAATCTCTGTCACGCGCTGGTACACTTCCTTTTTGATGTTCAATTTATTGAGATTGAATTTTAGGTTTTCATTTGTTGCTGTTTAAGTTTAGGTTTAGGTTTGTGATCAGTTGCTGTGATTGATTTAGATCTGATTTAAAGAAATTTTATTTGTGTTGATGAGGATTTGGTGTTAGGTTATGTGGTGCTAGGGTTTTGAAGTGTGAATAGTTTGGGTAGTTTGCTTGATCTGTGTTTGTTATGTGTTTTTAATACAATTAGGCGAAAAATGGAGGATAGGTGAAGAGAGATATAGAGTTAGGTTGTGCTGCAAGTTGTTGAGATTTATATTTAGGTTTAGGTTTGTGATCAGACAGTTGTGATTGCGTTTGTTTTATCCGTGTTGGTGAGGATATGCTGTTAGGGTTTTGAAGTGTGGATATTTTGTGTAGTTTGCTTGATCTTTGTTTGTGATGTGTTTTTTAGTGTGATTAGTGGTGATGGAATGGAAAATAGTGGAGGATAGGTGAAGAGAAGTGGAATTAGGTTGTGGTGCAAGTTGTTGGAGTTTTATTCTTCGATTGATTGGATTGAGTATAGTTGGTTTCAGAGTTTCGGAGATCTGTGATTTATACTTAGGTTTTGAAGTATGTGCTAAGCTGTTGTTATAAGGTAATGCACTTGAAACTGGTTGTGCTTGAACCGTTGATATGAGTTGTGTCACCTTTGCTTGTATGAGAATGAGGAATGTTGGTTTATCCTTTTCGAAGAATTGGGTGCTATTGTTGAGGGTAAACTAATACTGGTGCACAAATACAATTTGATAAAGTTGATGTTGTTTCTTCTAGTTATGTATCCTGTTATATTATTGCATGGGGGACTGATGTTTAGTTGGGAGTTGGGGATGCTTATTTGTCACATTTTAGCGCACAAACACATTCTTTAACCATAGGTAGAGgtggcaatcttgacccaaaggcTTTCAAGTGGGTTAGTTTGGGttgtttttaaaattatatgggttagtttgggtaagatattttaactaaacGGGTCACAACGGGTCAAttgaaattccatcttgttattttcgggtcaaagcgggtcgacaactttaaagaaatgggtcgatgtgggttaCCAAAATTTTAACTAAACGGGTCACAACGGGTCAAttgaaattccatcttgttattttACGGGGCgggttttggatcggaacgggtCGGTTCGGATCGGTTTCCGGCCGACGCGGGTTTCCGCACGGGACGGGTTTCGGATCGCAACGAGTTTTAGGTCGACACGAGTTTCCGCACGGGACGGGTTTCGGATCGCAACGTTTTTAGGCCGACACGAGTTTCCGCATGGGACGAGTTTCGGGACGGGTTTCGGTTTGGTTTCGTTTTTTGTTTCGGTTTGGTCGGTTTTTTCGGTTTCGTTTCAAATTGGTTTCAATATTTTCAGTTTTTCTTGTTTCGTTTTGGTTTCAGTTTTTTGTTTCCGTTTGTTCGGTTTATTCGGTTTCGTTTCGGTTGAGTTCTGACTTTTAGTTTCGTTTTAATCGgttttttttgtttctgttttggttttggtttttcaGTTTCGTTTAGGTATTTGACGTATTTTTTCATAGAGAAAGCAAGTTGCAGTGATGAATTAATGGATTATAAGTCAACTCTTATGTTATTGGCTTTATTCAAGAAAGGTTCTCGTGATGCAGACCGTATACATATAGACTTTCATGTATATGTTCACACCCACCAACTGTTTGATATAATTCCTCAATGAGTTGTTTTCACAGTCTCATTACTGATTCATACAGAAGCATAACAACACATATTCTCTCATTGTCTTTCCTTTATACAACATGTAATTTGAATCACAAGTAAAAAGATTCAAACGGGTTCTTGTTTAGTGTTGGGTTGAAAATAGAAAGTTCTTGTCATGAAGGTGAGTGCATACTAACCGTTTCGGTTTGGTTTCGTCTTTTGTTTCGTTTCAGTTCGGTTTTGGTCCGGTTTTGATTTTTTGTTTGGTGTTGATGGTTTTTTCGGattcggatcggtttcaatcctttcagttttttgttttgtttcgtttcggttttttttttaagtataaTCTCTTTTTTTAAAGAAAGCAATTTttaaccaacccgacccgaaacccgttctgacccggacccgtttcaacccggactcgttctgacccgaacccgttccgacccgaacccgtttcgacccgaaccaaaacaacccttttttgtaattgacccgttttgacccaaacccattttgacccgaacccgttttgacccatgacccgacccgacccgaaccgacccgtttgccaggtctaacCATAGGGGACTATGTTTAGTTGGGACTTGGGGACGCTTGATAGGGTCCAGAAATGAACTGTGAGATAGAGAACTTTAAGGTCTATCTTCTAATAAGGTCCAGAAATGAACTTTGAGAACCAGTTCATCGTTCTTTGTTATCTATGGCTTCCATATTGGTTCAATATGTCTTAAATTTAGCTAACTCAAGTTCTGAtctttttttttgcatcatcagaTTACATATCACTTCTTTCACTGGAAAAAGGGAACACCTTTTGCTGATGACCAGGGCATCTACAACAGGTTGACTTGGTGGGAGCAAATCGACAGTGGCAAGCAGCTAACTCGCAACAGAAAATTTCTAACTGTCGTTCCTGTTGTGCTGTACGTTCTCTCAGTTTCCTTTGTATCGTTTGATATCATTGCATTATGAAGTTTATTATAATGCATACTGCTCTCTGTATGATTATAACCTGTAAGGCTGTCATGGATAATTAGCTATATAAATGAATCTGGACCAAACCCTTGACAATAAAGAAATGCTCAAAATATCCTTGATGTGGGACTGTTCATTAAAACATAACAGATTTGGGTATATGTGCTTGACCACCTGGCAAAAcaaacgggtcgggtcggttgAGGTAATGGGTCAGAACGGGTTATGGTCACCGGTCATTGTAAAAATGATCATTTTGGTTCATGTGAACCCAAAAGACATATGAACATGAAAAAACCTCTAATGATGCAAAAGTTTTTTAAATCAAACAGCCCACAAAAGCATGGAAAAGAAGCACAGATACAGTTTTATAATGCTAGAAGATATATGAGTGCAATTTCACTTCAACAATATTCATTCCCAGAAACTTTGTAAAGCACACGATTTACACGTACACTTGTTGCAAAGAGATCTCATCTCTGAAATTGTAAGATTTTTTAAATATGCAAGAAACCAGAAAGTAAATGAATTAAAGAACAGAGCTGAATTGGGTGATCCGTCAAAATGTCAAATTAAGGTTTTCAACAACTTCAACACCAAAATTTGAAGATTTTTATCAGAAAAGTAATTTTGGAAACAAAAAAGAAACAGAATCACCAATTTTAAGTTGCTACCATTATAAGTCGGAATCAATGCAACAGAGCTGTCTTCAACTATTTTAAAGCCTTGTGTGATTCTTTGTTCTATGTTAACACGTATTCTTCAACGAAGCAATCGATTGTTTACTGACTATTTGTTAAATTTCAACAATCTTCTACATTAGCCTATTAATCCTAAAAACCCACTTCTTTTTTAAAGAGTAAAAGGAACATACCATTTCTGCATTTCTCTAAATTTTCTAGCCTAAGTTGATAGATACACTATATTATGAACAGCACTATTATCCATTGTGATTTGGTGGCATCCAGACCTTAAAATCAAGTTTACAAAACAATTGGGCTTTTTAATTAGTACTCCCTCCGTCCCactaaaagtgtcatattttgaattttcaaagtctttatttataaattttgactttaattatatattttttgtgttatataaaacttgatgaaaattaacccgataaaaacacttgtaaaacacacgtaaatcatataactttcatcaagtattattTAACACAACTAAAtttatttaaggtcaaagtttataaataaagactttgaaaattcaaaatatgacacttttaatg
It encodes:
- the LOC110920838 gene encoding ORM1-like protein 3 — translated: MANLYVQAVPPTDLNRNTEWFMYPGVWTTYILILFFAWLVVLSVTGCSPGMAWTTVNLCHALITYHFFHWKKGTPFADDQGIYNRLTWWEQIDSGKQLTRNRKFLTVVPVVLYLIASHTTDYQNPMLFLNTLAVFVLVIAKFPHMHKVRIFGINAEE